In Sporichthya polymorpha DSM 43042, a genomic segment contains:
- a CDS encoding peptidoglycan D,D-transpeptidase FtsI family protein — protein sequence MTGRREPPARRGAAARKPAPRKSAPRQSAPRQPAARRPAATGPRRPLPPRRGTKLGNPGRRLQAALLCLSLVVALLIGRLLQVQGFEASSYAAVAQNERLRTVAVPATRGVIFDRDGDVLARSVEARTVTADPTLISDPRAYAHVLAPKLGVDEEWLAARLGDRPRRYVVLARNIDPDRWRDIAATLDPGTGKPVMGIFAEVTSKRVYPADTLAANILGFLNASGQAGGGIEREFDALLSGVDGEQTYERSSNGGKIATAGMRNREPVSGQDLQLTIDRDIQYAAQQAIAAKVRETRAQSGTVIVQDVKTGEILAMATAPTFNPNNPGKGSDDNRGNRALSQIYEPGSIMKALTMAALIEQGVVKPTDKFKVPGELRRAGHVLHDSDPHGTERWTLAGILAKSSNIGTVLAADKVSAQVLHDYFKAFGVAEPTGLQFPGESRGLLPSVEKWVGTTRYTIPFGQGYSMNTVQAASVYQAIGNGGVRIAPTLVRSWTDADGVTHTPQPPEVRPVVSAATAATVTKMLEQVTAPGGTAPHVKIDGYRIAGKTGTAQFADSECRCYRGYTASFAGFAPADDPRIVVSVTLQKPVRGHYGGMLGGPVFVDVMTFTLRTMGIRPTGAKPARLPLTW from the coding sequence GTGACTGGCCGTCGGGAACCACCGGCCCGTCGAGGTGCGGCGGCGCGCAAGCCCGCGCCCCGCAAGTCGGCGCCCCGTCAGTCGGCGCCCCGTCAGCCCGCCGCCCGCAGACCCGCGGCGACGGGGCCGCGGCGGCCGCTGCCCCCGCGCCGGGGGACCAAGCTGGGCAACCCCGGTCGCCGGCTGCAGGCCGCGTTGCTGTGTCTCTCGCTCGTCGTCGCGTTGCTGATCGGGCGGCTGCTGCAGGTCCAGGGCTTCGAGGCGAGCAGCTACGCCGCGGTGGCCCAGAACGAGCGCCTGCGCACGGTGGCGGTCCCCGCGACCCGGGGCGTCATCTTCGACCGCGACGGCGACGTGCTCGCGCGCTCGGTCGAGGCGCGCACGGTCACCGCGGACCCGACGCTGATCTCCGACCCCCGCGCCTACGCCCACGTGCTGGCGCCCAAGCTCGGCGTCGACGAGGAGTGGCTCGCCGCCCGCCTCGGCGACCGCCCGCGCCGTTACGTCGTCCTGGCCCGCAACATCGACCCGGACCGCTGGCGGGACATTGCCGCGACCCTCGACCCCGGCACCGGCAAGCCCGTGATGGGGATCTTCGCCGAGGTCACGAGCAAGCGGGTCTACCCGGCGGACACCCTGGCCGCGAACATCCTCGGCTTCCTCAACGCCTCCGGTCAGGCCGGCGGCGGCATCGAGCGCGAGTTCGACGCGCTGCTCTCCGGCGTCGACGGCGAACAGACCTACGAGCGCAGCAGCAACGGCGGCAAGATCGCGACCGCGGGCATGCGCAACCGCGAGCCCGTGTCCGGTCAGGACCTGCAGCTCACCATCGACCGCGACATCCAGTACGCCGCTCAGCAGGCCATCGCCGCCAAGGTCCGCGAGACGCGTGCCCAGAGCGGCACCGTGATCGTGCAGGACGTGAAGACCGGCGAGATCCTCGCGATGGCGACCGCGCCGACGTTCAACCCGAACAACCCCGGCAAGGGCTCGGACGACAACCGCGGCAACCGGGCGCTGTCCCAGATCTACGAGCCCGGCTCGATCATGAAGGCGCTGACGATGGCGGCCCTGATCGAGCAGGGTGTGGTCAAGCCGACCGACAAGTTCAAGGTCCCCGGTGAGCTGCGCCGCGCCGGCCACGTGCTGCACGACAGCGATCCGCACGGCACCGAGCGCTGGACGCTCGCCGGCATCCTGGCGAAGTCCTCCAACATCGGCACCGTGCTCGCGGCCGACAAGGTTTCCGCCCAGGTCCTCCACGACTACTTCAAGGCGTTCGGCGTCGCCGAGCCCACCGGGCTGCAGTTCCCCGGGGAGAGCCGCGGCCTGCTGCCGAGCGTGGAGAAGTGGGTCGGCACGACCCGCTACACGATCCCGTTCGGCCAGGGCTACTCGATGAACACGGTCCAGGCGGCCTCGGTCTACCAGGCGATCGGCAACGGCGGCGTCCGGATCGCACCGACGCTGGTGCGGTCCTGGACCGACGCCGACGGCGTCACCCACACGCCGCAGCCGCCCGAGGTGCGCCCGGTCGTCAGCGCGGCCACCGCCGCGACCGTGACGAAGATGCTCGAGCAGGTCACCGCCCCGGGCGGGACCGCGCCGCACGTGAAGATCGACGGCTACCGGATCGCCGGCAAGACCGGTACCGCGCAGTTCGCCGACTCCGAGTGCCGGTGCTACCGCGGCTACACCGCGTCCTTCGCCGGGTTCGCGCCGGCGGACGACCCGCGCATCGTCGTCTCGGTGACGCTGCAGAAGCCGGTCCGTGGTCACTACGGCGGCATGCTCGGCGGCCCGGTGTTCGTCGACGTCATGACGTTCACGCTGCGCACGATGGGCATCCGGCCGACCGGCGCCAAACCGGCTCGCCTGCCACTGACCTGGTGA
- the rsmH gene encoding 16S rRNA (cytosine(1402)-N(4))-methyltransferase RsmH: protein MTSSGPADRHVPVLLDRVLALLAPALETPGAVVVDATLGLGGHSEAMLRRFDGLRLVGLDRDPNALELSASRLAPFGERVTLVHAVYDELPDVLARLGLPRVQGVLFDLGVSSMQLDEADRGFAYAQDAPLDMRMNPTTGPTAADVLNTYGAGDLARVLRAYGEEKFAKRIADAVVRERAREPFTTSARLVELIRAAIPAPARRTGGNPAKRTFQALRIEVNGELAALERAMPAAVAALAVSGRIVVLTYHSLEDRIVKRVLAAGATAGGPLDLPVELPGTAPVLRLLAKGDVPDEAETAANPRAASARVRAAEKVREAA, encoded by the coding sequence GTGACCAGTAGTGGGCCCGCCGACCGGCACGTGCCGGTGCTGCTGGACCGGGTGCTCGCCCTGCTCGCGCCGGCGCTGGAGACCCCCGGTGCGGTCGTGGTCGACGCGACGCTCGGGCTCGGTGGCCACAGCGAGGCGATGCTGCGCCGGTTCGACGGGTTGCGTCTGGTCGGGCTGGACCGCGACCCGAACGCCCTGGAGCTCTCCGCGTCGCGGCTGGCCCCGTTCGGCGAGCGGGTCACGCTCGTCCACGCCGTCTACGACGAGCTGCCCGACGTGCTCGCCCGCCTCGGCCTGCCGCGCGTGCAGGGCGTGCTGTTCGACCTCGGCGTCTCCTCGATGCAGCTCGACGAGGCCGACCGCGGCTTCGCCTACGCGCAGGACGCCCCGCTCGACATGCGGATGAATCCGACGACGGGCCCCACGGCCGCGGACGTGCTCAACACTTACGGAGCGGGGGACCTCGCCCGGGTCCTGCGCGCCTACGGGGAGGAGAAATTCGCGAAGCGCATCGCCGACGCCGTGGTGCGCGAGCGGGCCCGGGAGCCCTTCACGACCTCCGCCCGCCTCGTCGAGCTGATCCGGGCGGCGATCCCGGCGCCGGCCCGCCGGACCGGGGGCAACCCCGCCAAGCGGACGTTCCAGGCCCTGCGGATCGAGGTCAACGGCGAGCTCGCGGCCCTGGAGCGGGCGATGCCCGCCGCCGTCGCCGCGCTGGCGGTCTCCGGGCGCATCGTCGTCCTCACGTACCACTCGTTGGAGGACCGCATCGTCAAGCGCGTCCTCGCCGCCGGAGCCACCGCCGGCGGCCCGCTCGACCTGCCGGTCGAGCTGCCCGGCACGGCCCCCGTCCTGCGTCTGCTCGCCAAGGGCGACGTTCCGGACGAGGCCGAGACCGCCGCCAATCCCCGCGCCGCGTCGGCGCGGGTGCGGGCGGCGGAGAAGGTGCGGGAGGCAGCGTGA
- the mraZ gene encoding division/cell wall cluster transcriptional repressor MraZ, which translates to MFLGTHTPRLDDKGRLILPAKFRDELAEGLVITKGQERCLYIWPRPEFARIAEQLRTAPVTSKGPRDFMRVLYAGASDEVPDKQGRVTIPPQLRAYAGLERECVVIGANARVEVWDSAAWDRYLAAQEQAFADLSEEVFPGLM; encoded by the coding sequence GTGTTCCTCGGCACCCACACACCGCGGCTGGACGACAAAGGGCGGCTGATCCTCCCGGCGAAGTTCCGGGACGAACTGGCGGAGGGGCTCGTGATCACGAAGGGCCAGGAGCGCTGCCTCTACATCTGGCCCCGGCCCGAGTTCGCCCGGATCGCCGAGCAGCTCCGGACCGCTCCGGTCACGTCCAAGGGGCCCCGCGACTTCATGCGCGTCCTGTACGCGGGCGCCTCCGACGAGGTGCCCGACAAGCAGGGCCGCGTCACGATCCCGCCGCAGCTCCGGGCCTACGCCGGGTTGGAGCGCGAATGCGTGGTCATCGGCGCGAACGCCCGGGTCGAGGTCTGGGACTCCGCCGCCTGGGACCGCTACCTCGCCGCCCAGGAGCAGGCCTTCGCCGACCTGTCGGAGGAGGTGTTCCCCGGCCTCATGTAA
- a CDS encoding AAA family ATPase, which translates to MPVGAGGLGSGLSVPEVAGRIRATVERVIVGKPESVRLALVVLLAEGHLLVEDVPGVGKTMLSKALARSVDCSVRRIQFTPDLLPSDITGVSIYNQERRDFEFKPGAIFANVVIGDEINRASPKTQSALLECMEEGQVTVDGVTYELAAPFMVVATQNPIEMEGTYPLPEAQRDRFMARISMGYPHGTAELDMIDNHGAASPLDFLEPATDGHTVVKLIEIVRSVHVSPAVKQYTVDLVGATRSSPELRLGASPRATLHLVRAARAAAALDGRDFVLPDDIQALAMPVLAHRLITTAEAQIARRTAAAIVRDIVRSVPLPGR; encoded by the coding sequence GTGCCGGTCGGTGCGGGAGGGCTGGGTTCGGGACTGAGCGTCCCCGAGGTCGCCGGCCGGATCCGGGCGACCGTCGAACGGGTGATCGTCGGCAAGCCCGAGTCGGTCCGGCTCGCCCTGGTGGTCCTCCTGGCGGAGGGCCACCTGCTCGTCGAGGACGTGCCCGGCGTCGGCAAGACGATGCTGTCGAAGGCGCTGGCGCGGTCGGTCGACTGCTCGGTCCGCCGGATCCAGTTCACGCCGGACCTGCTGCCCTCGGACATCACCGGCGTCTCGATCTACAACCAGGAGCGCCGCGACTTCGAGTTCAAGCCGGGCGCGATCTTCGCCAACGTCGTGATCGGCGACGAGATCAACCGCGCCTCCCCCAAGACGCAGTCCGCGCTGCTGGAGTGCATGGAGGAGGGCCAGGTCACCGTCGACGGCGTGACCTACGAGCTGGCGGCGCCGTTCATGGTCGTGGCCACGCAGAACCCGATCGAGATGGAGGGCACGTACCCGCTGCCCGAGGCCCAGCGCGACCGGTTCATGGCGCGGATCTCGATGGGGTACCCGCACGGGACCGCCGAGCTCGACATGATCGACAACCACGGCGCCGCGTCGCCGCTGGACTTCCTCGAGCCGGCCACCGACGGGCACACCGTCGTCAAGCTGATCGAGATCGTCCGGTCCGTCCACGTCTCGCCGGCCGTGAAGCAGTACACGGTCGACCTCGTCGGCGCCACGCGCTCCTCCCCCGAGCTCCGGCTCGGGGCGTCACCGCGCGCGACGCTGCACCTGGTCCGGGCCGCCCGGGCCGCGGCGGCGCTCGACGGACGCGACTTCGTGCTCCCCGACGACATCCAGGCCCTGGCGATGCCGGTGCTCGCGCACCGGCTGATCACCACGGCCGAGGCCCAGATCGCCCGCCGCACCGCGGCGGCGATCGTCCGCGACATCGTTCGCAGCGTCCCGCTTCCGGGACGCTGA
- a CDS encoding DUF58 domain-containing protein translates to MRIFSGLTLRGRCFLVAGVAALGCALVLGQQDVLRVAILLISLPLVCAAVVFRTQHKLSTSRVIEPVRVPAGEEARVSLRVHNTSLAPSGLLLAEDSLPRGMSARPRFVIDRLEPRGKREVFYRVRSQVRGKFPIGPLRLRLADPFGMCEISRSYAGTDDLIVIPVVEPVPFVVLGGEWTGGTESHPSSIPSAGEDDIGTREYRHGDALHRVHWRSTARRGELMVRREEHPRQSQATLLVDVRADAHAGEGLHSSLEWAVSAAASLSIHLIRRGFSLRLLTETGQPLAGMAGDIVSPAPDVEGLLLDALAMLTPSHTPTLNDALRGLHRAGSDSLVIALLGDLTEADAAALGRRRQGTQTAIALMLRPLSWTPGGAEAQTEEQRRFEHNIALLRNGGWRAVPVSAGDRLPDVWLGVARGGPITGIRPVGVA, encoded by the coding sequence GTGCGGATATTTTCCGGGCTGACGCTCCGCGGCCGCTGCTTCCTGGTCGCCGGAGTCGCGGCGTTGGGCTGTGCCCTGGTGCTCGGCCAGCAGGACGTCCTGCGCGTCGCGATCCTGCTGATCAGCCTGCCCCTGGTGTGCGCGGCGGTCGTGTTCCGCACGCAGCACAAGCTCTCGACCTCCCGCGTCATCGAGCCCGTGCGGGTGCCGGCCGGCGAGGAGGCCCGGGTCTCCCTGCGCGTCCACAACACCTCGCTGGCCCCGAGCGGCCTGCTGCTGGCGGAGGACAGCCTCCCGCGCGGCATGAGCGCGCGGCCGCGGTTCGTCATCGACCGGCTCGAGCCGCGCGGCAAGCGCGAGGTGTTCTACCGGGTCCGCAGCCAGGTCCGCGGCAAGTTCCCGATCGGGCCGCTGCGGCTGCGCCTCGCCGACCCGTTCGGCATGTGCGAGATCTCCCGCTCCTACGCCGGCACCGACGACCTGATCGTGATCCCCGTGGTCGAGCCCGTGCCGTTCGTGGTGCTCGGCGGCGAGTGGACCGGCGGCACCGAGAGCCACCCGAGCTCGATCCCCTCCGCCGGCGAGGACGACATCGGCACCCGCGAGTACCGCCACGGCGACGCGCTGCACCGCGTCCACTGGCGCTCGACAGCGCGCCGGGGCGAGCTCATGGTCCGCCGCGAGGAGCACCCCCGGCAGAGCCAGGCGACGCTGCTGGTCGACGTCCGCGCGGACGCACACGCCGGCGAGGGGCTGCACTCCTCGCTGGAGTGGGCGGTCTCGGCCGCCGCGTCGCTGTCGATCCACCTGATCCGGCGCGGGTTCTCCCTGCGCCTGCTGACCGAGACCGGCCAGCCGCTCGCCGGGATGGCCGGGGACATCGTCTCCCCCGCCCCGGATGTCGAGGGCCTGCTGCTCGACGCGCTCGCGATGCTGACGCCCTCGCACACCCCGACGCTCAACGACGCCCTGCGCGGCCTGCACCGGGCCGGCAGCGACAGCCTGGTGATCGCCCTGCTCGGTGACCTCACCGAGGCCGACGCGGCCGCCCTGGGCCGGCGTCGGCAGGGCACCCAGACCGCGATCGCCCTGATGCTGCGCCCGCTGAGCTGGACGCCCGGCGGCGCCGAGGCGCAGACCGAGGAGCAGCGCCGGTTCGAGCACAACATCGCACTGCTGCGCAACGGCGGCTGGCGCGCGGTCCCGGTCTCGGCCGGCGACCGGCTGCCGGACGTCTGGCTCGGGGTCGCCCGCGGCGGCCCGATCACCGGCATCCGGCCGGTGGGGGTCGCGTGA
- a CDS encoding transglutaminase TgpA family protein, giving the protein MKTDLRTALKLTLAGFVACVLTTSLLYSVFDGDEWFARSVGGIVLVFGIGALARAGRFPGFSVPLLQVAGVLVYLTSTYAPDDAKGGWLPGETTLRTLGDLADAAFTEIDTVTPPLTPSESLTFLVVAGVAAMAIVVDLLAAGLRQTALAGIPLLVLYIVPAAVLPDGLHGALFLLPALGYLLLLITDSRERLLRWGVAVSGRADGARATRASGELGQMTRRIGVTVLSLSIVIPALAPRLSDGAFGSGGIGNDPDGGGTISTLNPLVSMRRDLVRPQDVDLMRVRTDSVNADELYLRAVTLDTFDGEEWRAGRREVRRFETGLPKPVGLPDALATAAVTTTVEALDALESDYVPMPFPATRLEIAGGWRVDPLTSNVVSHDGPKQISGSTYSVRSYDISPQPTDVLPSIQLEPYLEPYLRLPADLPNRVKQLADRVARGADTVLGRAIALQQWFRDPDEFAYDLRQRPGTGKDAILAFLNDRRGYCEQFASTMAVMARHLGIPARVNVGFTPGSPAADGSRIISAHDAHAWPELYLPGVGWTRFEPTPGSAQSNPDVPNWLAPQPENETPGGDEGPVEETTPDPEPTDAPGATAPPDPAAAPTSTACPPDPDVPCTELPPPPDDTDLTSGSGGGWGWLTWVLPVLLGLVFLLVPWAAREAVRRRRWALAGTAGAGGAAAEWAWAELRDSTVDLGYTWPEARTPRQTSAELVGDGKLGPRAADALAMITQHVERVRYAPTGAGAPAGPSRDELRSAVDDVRRDLGETAGKQRRLRATFLPRSLATLLGRVALRTRQRAVAARRSVLRTLRLRRA; this is encoded by the coding sequence GTGAAGACCGACCTGCGCACCGCCCTCAAGCTGACGCTCGCCGGCTTCGTCGCGTGCGTCCTCACCACGTCGCTGCTGTACTCGGTCTTCGACGGCGACGAGTGGTTCGCCCGCAGCGTCGGCGGGATCGTGCTGGTCTTCGGCATCGGGGCGCTCGCGCGCGCCGGCCGTTTCCCCGGGTTCTCGGTCCCGCTGCTGCAGGTCGCCGGGGTGCTCGTCTACCTGACGTCCACCTACGCACCGGACGACGCGAAGGGCGGCTGGCTGCCCGGCGAGACGACGCTGCGGACGCTCGGCGACCTCGCCGACGCCGCGTTCACCGAGATCGACACCGTCACGCCGCCCCTGACCCCGTCCGAGTCGCTGACGTTCCTCGTCGTCGCCGGTGTGGCCGCGATGGCGATCGTGGTCGACCTGCTGGCCGCCGGGCTCCGCCAGACCGCGCTGGCGGGCATCCCGCTGCTCGTCCTGTACATCGTCCCGGCGGCCGTGCTGCCCGACGGCCTGCACGGCGCGCTGTTCCTGCTGCCCGCGCTGGGCTACCTGCTGCTGCTCATCACCGACAGCCGCGAACGGCTGCTGCGGTGGGGTGTCGCCGTCTCCGGGCGGGCCGACGGGGCCCGCGCCACCCGGGCGTCCGGCGAGCTCGGGCAGATGACGCGCCGGATCGGCGTCACGGTGCTCTCGCTCTCGATCGTGATCCCGGCCCTGGCGCCGCGCCTGTCCGACGGCGCCTTCGGGTCGGGCGGGATCGGCAACGACCCCGACGGCGGCGGGACGATCTCCACGCTGAACCCGCTCGTGAGCATGCGCCGCGACCTGGTCCGGCCGCAGGACGTCGACCTGATGCGGGTCCGGACCGATTCGGTCAACGCCGACGAGCTCTATCTGCGCGCGGTCACCCTCGACACCTTCGACGGCGAGGAGTGGCGCGCCGGGCGCCGGGAGGTCCGGCGCTTCGAGACCGGCCTGCCCAAGCCGGTCGGCCTGCCGGACGCGCTCGCGACCGCGGCGGTCACCACGACCGTCGAGGCGCTGGACGCCCTGGAGTCCGACTACGTCCCGATGCCGTTCCCGGCGACCCGGCTGGAGATCGCGGGCGGCTGGCGCGTCGACCCGCTGACCAGCAACGTCGTCAGCCACGACGGGCCGAAGCAGATCTCCGGGTCGACCTACTCGGTGCGCAGCTACGACATCAGCCCGCAGCCGACGGACGTCCTGCCCTCGATCCAGCTCGAGCCGTACCTGGAGCCGTACCTGCGGCTGCCGGCCGACCTGCCGAACCGGGTGAAGCAACTCGCCGACCGCGTCGCCCGCGGCGCGGACACGGTCCTCGGCCGCGCGATCGCCCTGCAGCAGTGGTTCCGCGACCCGGACGAGTTCGCCTACGACCTGCGCCAGCGGCCCGGCACCGGCAAGGACGCGATCCTCGCGTTCCTCAACGACCGCCGGGGCTACTGCGAGCAGTTCGCGTCCACGATGGCCGTGATGGCGCGGCACCTGGGCATCCCGGCCCGCGTGAACGTCGGGTTCACCCCCGGCTCCCCCGCCGCCGACGGCAGCCGCATCATCAGCGCCCACGACGCGCACGCCTGGCCCGAGCTCTACCTGCCGGGCGTCGGCTGGACGCGCTTCGAGCCGACCCCGGGCAGCGCCCAGTCGAACCCGGACGTGCCGAACTGGCTCGCCCCGCAGCCCGAGAACGAGACCCCCGGCGGCGACGAGGGCCCGGTCGAGGAGACCACCCCGGACCCGGAGCCGACCGACGCCCCGGGCGCCACCGCACCGCCGGACCCGGCGGCCGCGCCGACCTCCACCGCGTGCCCGCCCGACCCGGACGTGCCCTGCACCGAGCTCCCGCCGCCCCCGGACGACACGGATCTCACCTCGGGCTCCGGCGGCGGCTGGGGCTGGCTGACGTGGGTCCTGCCGGTCCTGCTGGGCCTCGTGTTCCTGCTCGTGCCCTGGGCCGCCCGCGAGGCCGTCCGGCGCCGCCGCTGGGCACTGGCGGGCACCGCCGGCGCCGGTGGCGCCGCCGCCGAGTGGGCGTGGGCCGAGCTGCGCGACAGCACCGTCGACCTCGGCTACACCTGGCCCGAGGCCCGGACCCCGCGCCAGACCTCGGCGGAGCTCGTCGGCGACGGCAAGCTCGGCCCCCGCGCCGCCGACGCCCTGGCGATGATCACCCAGCACGTCGAGCGGGTCCGCTACGCCCCCACGGGCGCCGGCGCCCCGGCCGGCCCGAGCCGGGACGAGTTGCGATCCGCCGTCGACGACGTCCGCCGCGACCTCGGCGAGACCGCGGGCAAGCAGCGCCGCCTCCGCGCGACGTTCCTCCCCCGGTCGCTGGCGACGCTCCTCGGCCGCGTCGCCCTCCGGACCCGGCAGCGCGCCGTCGCCGCCCGCCGGTCCGTCCTGCGCACCCTCCGCCTCCGCCGCGCCTGA
- a CDS encoding DUF3040 domain-containing protein, with product MPLSDHEQRLLEQMERALYAEDPKFVSSLRGTDLRSHYRRRALASAVGFLLGVVLLMTGVVSTIWIVGILGFVLMLASALFAVTSWRKVSGSAEPVRSNVTPLKGRSKGRPKGPKRGMTERFEDRWRRRREEGR from the coding sequence GTGCCGCTCTCCGACCACGAGCAGCGCCTGCTCGAGCAGATGGAGCGGGCCCTCTACGCAGAGGACCCGAAATTCGTCTCCTCGCTGCGCGGCACTGACCTGCGCTCGCACTACCGGCGCCGGGCCCTCGCGTCCGCGGTCGGATTCCTCCTCGGCGTCGTCCTGCTGATGACCGGCGTGGTCTCCACGATCTGGATCGTGGGGATCCTGGGCTTCGTGCTCATGCTGGCCTCCGCGCTGTTCGCGGTGACCAGTTGGCGCAAGGTCTCCGGCAGCGCCGAGCCGGTCCGCTCCAACGTGACGCCGCTCAAGGGCCGGTCGAAGGGCCGCCCGAAGGGCCCGAAGCGCGGGATGACCGAGCGTTTCGAGGACCGCTGGCGCCGCCGCCGCGAGGAAGGTCGCTGA
- a CDS encoding methyltransferase domain-containing protein, which translates to MADLTRARSSVRTAVVWEALRPALDDLLADPRGGGRTELEVLDVGGGTGGFAVPLAQSGHRVTVLDPSPDALAALGRRVAEAGVAAQVRAVQGDADNLAAVAAPGSFDLLLCHGALEHTDDPAASLAAALTAVRPGGAISLLAANRNAAVFARAVSGHVVGARHALEDPTGRWGSSDPLPRRFAPDDLVAMLEAAGARVLAIHGVRVFSDLVPSGVIEGEAAAREDLVALESAVAELPAFRAIATQLHVLAVRP; encoded by the coding sequence ATGGCCGATCTGACCCGGGCCCGCAGCTCGGTGCGCACGGCCGTCGTGTGGGAGGCCCTGCGTCCCGCCCTGGACGACCTGCTCGCCGACCCCCGGGGCGGCGGCCGCACCGAGCTCGAGGTCCTCGACGTCGGCGGCGGCACCGGCGGGTTCGCGGTGCCGTTGGCCCAGTCGGGCCATCGGGTCACCGTCCTCGACCCGAGCCCGGACGCCCTCGCCGCCCTCGGACGCCGGGTCGCCGAGGCCGGCGTGGCCGCGCAGGTCCGCGCCGTTCAGGGCGACGCCGACAACCTCGCGGCCGTCGCCGCGCCCGGTTCGTTCGACCTGCTGCTCTGCCACGGGGCACTCGAGCACACCGACGACCCGGCCGCGTCCCTGGCCGCGGCCCTGACGGCCGTCCGGCCCGGCGGAGCGATCAGCCTGCTCGCGGCCAACCGCAACGCGGCCGTGTTCGCCCGGGCCGTCAGCGGCCACGTCGTCGGGGCCCGGCACGCGCTGGAGGACCCGACGGGCCGCTGGGGGAGCTCCGACCCGCTGCCGCGCCGCTTCGCGCCCGACGACCTGGTCGCGATGCTGGAGGCCGCCGGCGCCCGCGTCCTCGCCATCCACGGCGTCCGCGTGTTCTCCGACCTGGTGCCCAGCGGGGTCATCGAGGGCGAGGCCGCGGCGCGGGAGGACCTGGTGGCCCTGGAGTCCGCCGTCGCCGAACTCCCGGCGTTCCGGGCCATCGCGACCCAGCTGCACGTCCTCGCCGTTCGGCCGTGA
- the glpK gene encoding glycerol kinase GlpK: MAVLAIDAGTTGVTALVVTPDGRVAARGYAEFPQHFPSPGQVEHVPEEIWQATLRACRDGLDAAAAAGIGPIACVGITNQRETAVLWDRKRLRSPRPAIVWQDRRTTAICDRLKDAGHEPRVAELTGLRLDPYFTGTKLTWLAEHDTRTWDGVRDGTLAIGTVDSYLIARLTGGQVHATDASNASRTLLYDIGAGAWSDELCELLGVPRSALPEVVPSFGGIGRTDPEEFFGLDVPISGIAGDQQAALFGQACYSPGDSKCTYGTGSFLLINTGTDLVRSDAGLLTTVAWQDPDGTLTYALEGAIFVTGAAVQWLRDGLGVISSAAETAAVASTVPDSGGVVFVPALTGLGAPHWDPDARGTIVGITRGTTRAHLVRATLEAITYEVRDVIEVMTAAAGLDVPVLTVDGGAAANDLLCQLQSTELGVPVQRPEILETTGLGAAFLAGLGAGVWSTRDELARTWRLDRRFEPGPRDDAGYARWLEAVRRARGWASATA, from the coding sequence ATGGCTGTACTCGCGATCGACGCAGGGACGACCGGGGTCACCGCCCTGGTGGTCACCCCCGACGGACGGGTCGCCGCGCGCGGCTACGCCGAATTCCCCCAGCACTTCCCCTCGCCGGGCCAGGTCGAGCACGTGCCCGAGGAGATCTGGCAGGCGACGCTGCGCGCGTGTCGCGACGGCCTCGACGCCGCGGCCGCCGCCGGGATCGGCCCGATCGCCTGCGTCGGCATCACGAACCAGCGCGAGACCGCGGTGCTCTGGGACCGCAAGCGCCTCCGCTCCCCGCGGCCGGCGATCGTCTGGCAGGACCGGCGCACGACGGCGATCTGCGACCGTCTCAAGGACGCGGGCCACGAGCCCCGCGTCGCGGAGCTGACCGGTCTGCGCCTCGACCCGTACTTCACCGGGACGAAGCTGACCTGGCTCGCCGAGCACGACACCCGCACCTGGGACGGGGTCCGCGACGGGACGCTCGCGATCGGGACCGTCGACTCCTACCTGATCGCCCGTCTGACGGGGGGTCAGGTTCACGCCACCGACGCCTCGAACGCGTCGCGGACCCTGCTCTACGACATCGGCGCCGGCGCGTGGTCCGACGAGCTGTGCGAGCTGCTCGGCGTCCCGCGGTCGGCCCTGCCCGAGGTGGTGCCGTCGTTCGGCGGGATCGGGCGGACCGACCCGGAGGAGTTCTTCGGCCTCGACGTCCCCATCTCCGGCATCGCGGGCGACCAGCAGGCCGCGCTGTTCGGCCAGGCCTGCTACTCCCCCGGCGACTCCAAGTGCACCTACGGCACCGGGTCGTTCCTGCTCATCAACACCGGCACCGACCTCGTCCGCTCCGACGCCGGCCTGCTCACCACCGTCGCCTGGCAGGACCCCGACGGCACGCTGACCTACGCCCTTGAGGGCGCCATCTTCGTCACCGGCGCGGCGGTCCAGTGGCTGCGCGACGGCCTCGGCGTCATCTCCTCGGCCGCGGAGACGGCGGCCGTCGCGAGCACCGTGCCCGACTCGGGCGGCGTCGTCTTCGTCCCCGCCCTGACCGGTCTCGGCGCCCCGCACTGGGACCCGGACGCCCGCGGGACGATCGTCGGCATCACGCGCGGCACCACGCGGGCCCACCTCGTCCGCGCCACGCTTGAGGCCATCACCTACGAGGTCCGCGACGTCATCGAGGTGATGACCGCCGCCGCGGGCCTCGACGTCCCCGTCCTCACCGTCGACGGCGGCGCCGCGGCCAACGACCTGCTCTGCCAACTGCAGTCGACCGAACTCGGTGTGCCGGTCCAGCGCCCCGAGATCCTCGAGACGACCGGCCTGGGCGCGGCCTTCCTCGCCGGCCTCGGCGCGGGCGTGTGGTCGACCCGGGACGAACTGGCGCGGACCTGGCGTCTCGACCGCCGCTTCGAACCCGGTCCCCGCGACGACGCCGGCTACGCCCGCTGGCTCGAAGCCGTCCGCCGCGCGCGGGGCTGGGCGAGCGCCACCGCCTGA